The sequence below is a genomic window from Lolium perenne isolate Kyuss_39 chromosome 4, Kyuss_2.0, whole genome shotgun sequence.
atagtttatccatctcactcttaatgaTGTAAGGCCCTTAAAAAGagtctaggctctgataccaattgaaagtttagagatggtaaacctagagcggagggggtgaataggtttctacaaattttaattctttctttgccgtATTAGGCTTTGCGTAATATAAATATGAGCCTAAtacaaactaggtgaggcaacctagATGATAATACAAGTATCTCAAGAACAAAGGCTCTCACAGCATATATAAcacaagtaaagagttcggttAGGGATAACCGagagcacgcggagacgaagatgtggGGTTAccctcctttgcaagaaggtttgTCACGTTTAGAGAGGTGGAGATCCCACgaaaggatttcccaacgccacgaaggctcaccttcttctccgagcctatcccacgaaggaatagctctttcacttgtggtagactttgaggcagcCTCCAAACCTTTACAATCCTtgtcggagcaaatccacagctcgGATGCTTCCGGGTGattttgcccacctagggtttccaagaaacCCTAGATAGCAAGTCTCTTcaagaatacaagggggaatgagatttggctcggTGAGATTATAGATAAAGACCTCCTCTAGCTAATCactggagggatttgagtttgcgtggaggaggagggagatccgaaGCTTTTGGTGTTTccaacaatggagtatgagagagagagagctcaagaacagaatATAGGCAATGCCTAAATGTTCTGAGCTAGGTGAAGGTGTATATATAGCACCACttgaaatccagccgttggggaaGTCCAGGTCAACATTTTGGTCAAAGAAGCCGGTCTGCCGGGCCAGGCTCCGGGCCCGCCGGTGGCACGCCCGGTGCCGCCGCGGGCTGCAACAGCCGGCACTGCAGCCGCCGGGCGTGGCACGGGGCCTGCACCGAGTGGCCACGATAGTCTTCTGGAAGTCCTCCAGTGCGGGAGCCGGTGCCGCCGGGCCATACGCTGGGCCATCCGGCAGAAACCGTATGTGGCGCTAGGCAGGCACCGGGCGAAGTTGGAATACATCGTGGACAGTGCCCGGTGAgcaccggtgccagggccggtcggcGCCGAGCCAGCCGGCGTCACGGCCGGTGCCGCCGGACCAGGTGCCGGCCTGAAGAGAGAACAAGCGTCCCCTTTTCTCATCGAAGTGGGGGTCTCCCTtcaccttcttgttccattgatacaccattatgctTGATAAACTAATACATGAGAATAaattgtaggcatgtattagtccaataCTCTAgctacggtgtcattgttaccaaaataatggataagggtaaaatacccttacaacggAGATTAGGGCCGCCGGAGAGCGCATCGGCCTTGGCACCATCGACATGGCGCACGAGGCCCCGCGCGTGTTCGACGCGGCGGCTCAATCGCTCGCACCGGGACTTGAACTTCCATGACGCGAACATGTGGAGATCCTGATGCGCCCACGGACAAAGAGAAGCGGCGCCACCGCACGCGATTGCGATGTCTCTACCACGTCGAGGAAGACGAGCACGCTAGGGCGGCATGGGTGACCCACTCCCCGAAGGACGTCGACGCTCTGGGGACCTTCTACGCATCAAGGTGGAGAGGAAGGCTACTCGGGCGACGAAGAGGGCCGACAAGGTAGCGCGCTGGTAGTTCATCCTCACGCAGGAAGCTGGTTCGATGAGGATCGTACACAACAGCGATCGTTGGCTCGACCTCTTCTTGTCTACATCCATCGATAGCTCAACCGACAACGACAACTATGGCGAGttctagtttatttttattttttatctaTTGTAACCATGCAATATATTTTATTTATTGTCTTCTTATTTGTGTTGTTTGATCTCCGTTTGAGGcactttttttttggaaaaaaagTGTTTGTGCCACGgtattagactaaccacaatgcaagtatcataagtagtatcttacatgccatgttggcaaaaatctgatgtggcacaccaattaatgaggtgagagatgagagtggtatcataatatgataccgtatcatagcatatAAAACTAAATTTTTTAATGGCAAACACACcatgtacacaaatttgcattgagattctacaaaacatttgaATATAATGATACTATGATAATattttatgatactatgcattatagggtAGTATAatgtatgatacttcccattgtaaCTAGTTTTATACATCCTCTAGTGAAGAGCCGCACGcgctttagggctcctttgatttgaagggtaggaaaaacataggaataggaaaggtataggattggaatggcatgtctacttgaatcctataggaagatgaagtttgtttgattgtagcaaaataatttttccatgaggtatgagctaatgtttttttcctatagaaattacactacaagatttctataggaatttttcctataggctatgttcctatgaatcaaacaacatatatagaaaattttcccataggaaccaaatcctacacaattcctacgcaaatcctttgaatcaaaggagccctaactaGACCACGCTTTAAAATAGTTTCAACACGCACCTTTTTACATCGCCTATTTGATTCCCGTGACGGAATCTATATATTAATGCAATCATCTTAAGATGGTTGTAATAACGTCCTTTATTTACAATCACCTAGCTGATTGCCCCCCCAAATCGGTTGCCTCCGCCGCTGAGCCGCGCCGCAACCGATGATACCGTCCTAGCGccgcccacgagccagcagcggctTCCATGGCATGCGGTTGCACCCCTCCAGCCATTGGGAGACCGAGATCATGCGCCGAGGCAACCATCTCTAGTTCGGATGTTCGAGACACCGGAGCTCGCCGCCCGTGCTTTCGACGGGATGGTGTGGTGGCTTGACGGCCCGctcaacttcccaaaggtggagaGCCACGAGGAAGCCGAGTTTCTCGCGCCACCATTCGAGGTGGTCCGCCGCGACGATGACCGCGCCATCTGCCGGGAGTACATGTGGATGGCAGTCTGCCAATCGGACGAGGCGGAAGTGGCCGTACCGCTCCGCGCACCTGGAGCACGTCGCGACACAAGGAGTACTACGCACAGCTGGCCACGCAGCAAGTTGCGGTGGCGGCGTCCGGTGCAGCACCCTTTGCGCCGTCCTCTGTCGGCCAGCCGGCGGCTGGTGCATCATCATCTGCGCCATCCTCGAACACTTCGCCGATTCGAGCATCGAGATGGACACCGAATGGTGGGATGATCTTGCCCGCGAGGTCGACGGGAATTCATCTGACGAGGATGATGGTTTCTGGAACTATTGTCGAGTGTCTAGCGACTGTCGAAGTGTCAAGTGTCAGTGTTGAGTCCGTGTTGAATTGTGTTTGTATCGGATCTATGGATCCGTGTCGAGCTATGGATGTTTAATTATGTGCCAAAGTTTAAATTTCATTGGAAATATGCTAAAGTTTGAATTTTTAAACCAAGTTTTGTAGCTTCCTCGGTGCTGTAAAATACATCATTGGGACCTCTTTCAGAGGAGAGGTGATGTATTTTACATCATCTGACTTTTACGTGCAAAAACAGGTGACGTAAAAAAAAACTGATGATGTTTTTTTTGTGAGGGAAAAAAACTGATGATGTAAAATATACATTACATGGCATGTACTATTGTACTATTTTACATTATTATCTCTTGGAGATGCTCTCACGGCCCTGTCTAGATGCAAATTCCCCACGCGTCAATGAAGGCGTGACACCCCTTCGGGGCGCAGGTTGTTAGAGCCAATGGCATGGATCGTGCACCAGAAAATGTGCTAAATAAAATACAATGTACACTTGTGTACCATAATACATATTCTTTGTAGAGAGACATGAAAAATCAGAAACTCAACATCGTAAGCCGTGAGTTTTGGCTGGGACAAGAAAACGTAGGCCGTACTCCACTCGTGGAcgggaagttatttttctatgacGGTTTCAAGATAAATCTTGGAGTAGTACCAATGTTTCAGCACTAAGAAAACTTTATAAGTAGTAGGGAAATTTCCCGAGATTAATTAGTAATTAAATTGAAGTGTGCTAACCATCCATCCAATACCAATATACACCAGTTTCCCCTGGATCCATCCTTCGTCTTCCCGTCTCCGTGCGTGGCCTTGTTGTCGTTGTCCCTTTCCCCTGCCTGCCTGTGCTTTCCtcacctcctctcctcctcgccaCAGGACACCCGACTCGATCTTCTCcatccctcccctcccctcttatCTCCAACAACGCATCTCCGCACCAGGACCGGCGTTCCCCCAAGATGTCCTCTCCGAGCAAGCGCCGGGAGATGGACCTGATGAAGCTGTGAGCACGGCGGAACCCttcttggattttcttggattCTCATGGGGGATTCCGGCCCTGATCTGGATTTCTTGGTGCTTGCAGGATGATGAGCGACTACAAGGTCGAGATGGTCAATGACGGGATGCAGGAGTTCTTCGTCGAGTTCCGTGGGCCCAACGAAAGTACGGacggtttcttcttcttcttcttcttgtcgcaCATAGCCGGCCGATTTCGATTCACTTCTCTACTAGAGCGATTAGTACCCCGTAGCTTCCGATTTCCGAATCTAGACGGAACTGAACGTGTTCCTGGGCCCTTTCTCTCTCTACGCCATTGTTCTTTAATAATACCATTGTTGCCTGTTGCTTATGCTGATTTAGCTTAGGAACCACGGCAGGTTCCTAGATCTCCAAGCTTAATTTTCACTTGCAGGTTTCCCTTCTGTATGATACCTTCATCAGTATCTTATTATCAGCTGTTGTTAAGCTTCAGTCACGTTTGCAAAGAAAAACTAAGATGAGCTCCTGCCGCACTGCTTGATCATCGGTTCTCTGCTGAATTCAACAGGTCTCTACCAAGGAGGCGTATGGAAGGTTAGAGTAGAATTGCCTGACGCGTatccttacagatctccttcaattGGTTTTGTCAATAAGATATATCACCCCAATGTTGATGAACTGTGAGTATATCTCATTCAGTATATATATTTTTGTCTTCTTCTTACATGCTCACTTCGATTCAGACGACAATAACTACTCCTGTTTCCTAACCAACCTTGGATGAATGCAAAATGCAGGTCTGGTTCCGTCTGTTTGGATGTCATTAACCAGACGTGGAGCCCAATGTTTGGTAAATTTGATATGTCCATCTTACTAGTATTTCTGTTGATGGCCCTGCTAATCACCTTTCTTTGGTTGTTCTCTACCATTTTATTTACAGCAGTCTCACCTTTCAACCTATATGGCCTCATTTTGCAGATCTTGTCAATGTATTTGAAGTCTTCCTACCGCAACTCTTATTATACCCAAATCCTTCCGATCCATTAAACGGAGAAGCTGCTGCACTGTTGATGCGTGACCGCCCTGCTTATGAACTAAAAGTCAAAGGTGACCATGTTTACTTAACACACATAACAGTGTTATCCGTAGTCATTATtgttatccattgattatcttcagTCTTTGCACTCTTTTGCAAAGTAGTAGAACGGGCGAATCCCCCTCTTTTGTTATACATGGCGGCCATTCACTCTGACCTGTCCTTTTAGTTTACCATGCTAAGTTCGTTTATACAATAACCAATACCAAGTAATATATACATGTTAAAGTAACAATTTCAGACATCCTTGCGAGTTACATACAGGTTTTAGGTAAGAAGCTTGTAAAGATTATTGGTCTGTATGGGTGTTCTACTACGTGTTTGGATAAAGATTCTATaaaaacattttttttttgagagaagaGAAAGCTAACTCGCTATATAGGTTATACTGCATACTATTGATAAGAGCAGTATGTTGCCAGAGACTATCAGTTGTTGATTAGAGGACTAAAATTATTTGTAGTTCGAGTAGGCTTCAATCCGTAAGTGCATACCATAAGTTTTAAACTTGCTGGTATGGTGTGTGGTTACCATACATTGGCTCCAGTAGGTAAAAATTATAATTGTGGTACCAACCGAAGTTTGTGTAATTATAATCTGTGCATGGCTGTATCTCATCTAGAAATCGACGTAGGAGTTTGTTTTACGGGAAGTTGCTACATAAAATTTCTTAGCTGCTCATTTCGCAGATGCCCAAGTCTAATATCCTAGCTTATATGTATAAATTTAATGCACGTAATGGTGATTCATAGACTACTATTTAGGGTGTTGGTTTGTTTCTAGGTAAGAAGCAGCCAAAGATTGTTGGTTTGTTACAGACTTACAGGTGTTCTATTTTTTCCAATTAAAATTCCTATAGATAAATCTGAATTTGCCACATTGATTGCAGTGGCGTTGCTAGGAATTTCAGAATGGGCAACCTGGTATTCATTTTTCCAAAATTGTCGCTGTTTTGCTAAAATCGTCGCTATTGTGCCAAAATCATTGGTATTCTCATGAATACCTAGGAATACCCCTAGCGCCGCCCCTGATTGGTTGTAATAGATACTATTTGACTAGAGCATTTTATTCTCGGGGACTGTATAAGATGTTGACTAGAGGATTGAAATGATAGGGGTCAAGCAGAGAAATAATTCAATCCCCACAGGGTATATAATCTGAATAGGCTTTAGATGTAAGTGTGTACCGCAAGTTTTAAACCCTGATGGTGTGTTGCTTGCTAACCATATGTTAGCTGCAGTAGGTAAAAAAATATGTTGTACCACGAGATGTTTGTGTAATTATAATTTGTGTATGGTTTTATCCCATTTAGAAATCAAAATACAAGTTTGTTTATGGGAAATACATAAGAAAGCTGAACTGGCTGCCCATTTTGCCGATGCCCAAGTCTAATATCCTAGCTTTTATGTATATTTTTTTATTCATGTAAGGTGATGTTTAGCAGCATAAAACTTTCACATCCTCAAATAATTAGGAAACTAGCTCATAGCTGGGATTGTTTAGTCAGCATGGGAGGGTATATTCTTTTGAGCAACTGGCAGGGGTGCTGCCTATTAATTAAGTTGAAAAGAAAACGTCCAAGCATTGTGGCATGTTTTATAAGACACTGAAACCCTGAAAAACTCTAAAAAAAGAAAAGATTTCTTACTCTGAATGTGTGATCATGAGCTGATGTGATAGATAGGTTGTAATCATAAAAGGTCTCAAGAGAAACATGCTGTGGATCTGGTTTGCTTATCTACTTATCTAGGAACCTGGTATGTCAGGCTTGCCGAGTCAGTAACTCATTTTGCTGGTGCAGATCATTTGCTTTTAGTATCTGGAGACACTTGGTAT
It includes:
- the LOC127296703 gene encoding ubiquitin-conjugating enzyme E2-23 kDa → MSSPSKRREMDLMKLMMSDYKVEMVNDGMQEFFVEFRGPNESLYQGGVWKVRVELPDAYPYRSPSIGFVNKIYHPNVDELSGSVCLDVINQTWSPMFDLVNVFEVFLPQLLLYPNPSDPLNGEAAALLMRDRPAYELKVKEFCEKYAKPEDAGIAPEDNSSDEELSEEDDDDSGDDEPIMGHPDP